The Cloeon dipterum chromosome 3, ieCloDipt1.1, whole genome shotgun sequence genome includes a region encoding these proteins:
- the LOC135938666 gene encoding solute carrier family 25 member 44, whose amino-acid sequence MNSLDPASPALGVPFLRTIEWEMMDKRKFFPLSMLSSFSVRCALYPLTVVKTRLQIQRHNEAYKGMMDACVQIRRTEGFRGLYKGFWVSAAQLISGVFYISTYEGVRHLLKERELVSDSRIRGMVGGAAASLVGQSIVVPFDVISQHIMILGQTKGASQAATNPLGVVVEGRSRFQIAAFVTAEIYRRDGLRGYYRGYTASLCTYVPNSAMWWLLYHFYQDELYKLLPTGSSHLMIQCVSGTMGGFTTTLLTNPLDIVRARLQVQRIGSMSRTFRDLWAEERLRIFSKGLSARLVQSAVYSFAIILSYESIKRLSINEEYRELVRW is encoded by the exons ATGAACAGCCTAGACCCGGCCAGTCCGGCCCTCGGGGTGCCCTTCCTGCGCACCATCGAGTGGGAGATGATGGACAAACGCAAGTTCTTCCCCCTCAGCATGCTCAGCTCGTTCAGTGTTCGCTGCGCCCTGTACCCCCTGACCGTGGTCAAGACTCGACTGCAGATTCAGCGACACAACGAGGCCTACAAGGGAATGATGGACGCCTGCGTCCAGATCAGGAGGACTGAGGGCTTCAGGGGGCTTTACAAGGGCTTCTGG GTGAGCGCCGCTCAACTGATTTCTGGTGTGTTCTACATTTCGACGTACGAAGGAGTGCGGCACCTTCTGAAGGAGCGAGAGTTGGTCAGCGACTCGCGCATCCGCGGCATGGTTGGCGGTGCGGCAGCGTCGCTTGTCGGCCAGAGCATTGTGGTGCCGTTCGACGTCATTTCTCAGCACATCATGATCCTTGGACAGACGAAGGGTGCCAGTCAGGCGGCCACCAATCCGCTCGGCGTGGTCGTCGAGGGACGCAGCAGGTTCCAGATCGCGGCCTTTGTCACTGCTGAGATCTACCGGCGCGACGGGCTGAGAGGATACTACAGAGGATACACCGCCTCGCTCTGCACCTATGTGCCCAACTCTGCCATGTGGTGGCTCCTCTACCACTTCTACCAAG ACGAGCTGTACAAACTGCTTCCAACTGGGAGCTCGCACCTGATGATCCAGTGCGTGTCAGGCACAATGGGCGGTTTCACGACAACCCTGCTGACGAACCCGCTGGACATCGTGCGGGCGCGGCTGCAGGTGCAGCGTATCGGCTCCATGTCGCGCACCTTCCGCGACCTCTGGGCCGAGGAGCGGCTGCGCATCTTCAGCAAGGGGCTGAGCGCGCGGCTCGTGCAGTCAGCCGTTTACTCATTTGCCATCATCCTCAGCTACGAGAGCATCAAGAGACTCAGCATCAACGAAGAGTACAGAGAACTGGTGCGCTGGTGA